A stretch of the Aminipila terrae genome encodes the following:
- a CDS encoding DUF2334 domain-containing protein, with product MAEKYKAICFREFTPGNEYRAFGASDEAEPLKKVKAVADYLFSENIKFRIHVIPEYINQEHPEQNISLWDNSSVYIQEFINTLNYLKSKGGMELDESIINMTEFQRNYWLEPDIAVFNCHFYREFDYMILDDMNSWKYDSEKISPLHQLIQDGMTDNTEDFFSRLLVQGYKSKPVKKMGHLCQQRV from the coding sequence ATGGCAGAAAAGTATAAAGCTATATGTTTCCGTGAGTTCACACCGGGAAATGAATATAGGGCTTTTGGTGCGTCCGATGAAGCAGAGCCGTTAAAAAAAGTAAAGGCAGTAGCTGATTATTTATTTTCCGAAAATATAAAATTTCGCATTCATGTAATCCCGGAATATATTAATCAAGAACATCCAGAGCAAAATATAAGTTTGTGGGATAATTCCTCTGTATATATACAGGAATTTATAAATACCTTAAATTATCTGAAAAGTAAAGGTGGAATGGAGTTAGACGAATCCATCATAAATATGACAGAATTTCAAAGGAACTACTGGTTAGAACCAGATATTGCAGTATTTAATTGTCATTTTTACCGGGAATTCGATTATATGATTTTAGATGATATGAATAGCTGGAAATATGATTCTGAAAAGATCTCACCCCTTCACCAGCTCATACAGGACGGAATGACGGACAATACGGAAGATTTCTTTTCAAGATTACTGGTACAGGGATATAAATCTAAACCAGTAAAAAAAATGGGGCATTTATGCCAGCAAAGAGTCTAA
- a CDS encoding FG-GAP repeat domain-containing protein, whose protein sequence is MPAKSLNTKLTSAHRVFRGDFNGDGKDDVVVWNIVDGSWTVFLSNITYPSPETNTSNEFVSAGIWLTNWGGGAATVPLIADVNGDGKDDLILYSPDKGSWRVALSDGNRFIPQGIWLNNWAKKTLESNWTVMTGDFDGDGKADILAADAISVQVALSGGLLLHLNLPGYPTRKAE, encoded by the coding sequence ATGCCAGCAAAGAGTCTAAATACCAAATTGACAAGTGCACATAGAGTATTCAGGGGAGATTTTAACGGAGATGGAAAAGATGATGTTGTGGTTTGGAATATAGTGGATGGCAGCTGGACAGTATTTCTCAGCAATATAACTTACCCCTCACCTGAAACAAACACCTCAAATGAGTTTGTTTCGGCAGGAATATGGCTCACAAACTGGGGAGGGGGAGCAGCTACAGTGCCACTTATAGCTGATGTCAATGGAGATGGAAAAGATGATTTAATCCTATATAGTCCAGATAAAGGAAGTTGGAGAGTTGCTTTAAGTGACGGGAATCGATTTATTCCTCAGGGAATATGGTTAAATAACTGGGCTAAAAAAACACTAGAAAGCAACTGGACAGTAATGACAGGGGATTTTGACGGAGATGGTAAGGCGGATATACTGGCAGCAGACGCCATATCTGTTCAGGTGGCATTAAGTGGGGGGCTTCTTTTGCACCTCAACCTTCCTGGTTATCCTACCAGAAAAGCGGAATAA
- a CDS encoding VCBS repeat-containing protein translates to MGDFNGDGKDDMVIWDSLMGNWYVALSTGNSFQQPSEPWLSNWALSSSFWQPLIGDVNGDGKDDLIVYAPSIGNWQFAMSKGNCFVASDTVFGPWGVTTSGDAVAGDFNGDGKMDIGLQDRTKGIFCGAISSL, encoded by the coding sequence ATAGGAGATTTTAATGGAGACGGAAAGGACGACATGGTAATCTGGGACTCTCTTATGGGTAACTGGTATGTGGCATTAAGCACAGGAAACAGCTTCCAACAACCGTCAGAACCCTGGTTAAGTAACTGGGCATTGTCCAGCAGTTTCTGGCAACCCCTAATAGGAGATGTCAATGGAGATGGAAAAGATGACTTAATCGTATATGCACCGTCAATTGGCAATTGGCAGTTTGCAATGTCCAAGGGGAATTGTTTTGTGGCCAGTGATACGGTTTTTGGGCCCTGGGGAGTAACCACTTCAGGTGATGCTGTGGCAGGAGATTTTAATGGAGACGGGAAAATGGATATTGGCCTGCAGGATAGGACTAAAGGCATATTTTGCGGTGCTATATCTTCCCTATAA